In Uranotaenia lowii strain MFRU-FL chromosome 2, ASM2978415v1, whole genome shotgun sequence, one genomic interval encodes:
- the LOC129745256 gene encoding zinc finger protein 235-like isoform X2, with protein MEQICRLCLQQNSALEPLHDAEDVATEIEKGGLIGLVEQYLTIQITKSEISKNCSICGSCRTTIEEWHHFREYCLRNDEIYHDMVCKATSNAVVENEAHSNLAIVKLEGGLIAADCNEEPTSASPKPPEGEEEYLILETIDYSDAEEYPEEEKQFIVHTDEKEPQISDKIECNSNIPLKKRMRLKVEVDNRNQVQLKEESDREYSEDDTNGDDTVSSKGRKRNSKKDLSKGEKRTDVCSICGKFIKNMTEHMRIHNNERRHQCPYCPKAFVSASNYNSHVNIHTRAKMYKCDLCEKQYTMLNSLKQHRITHFKERIYLCPVCGKAYYQPTGLARHKRSHFEEPKIKCSKCDKMFLTNADLKKHFSKHLEEKPFNCDICKRGFSRKDNLKTHMKTHQAKSKTLTTLKIESFVDVSHPDT; from the exons ATGGAGCAGATATGCCGGTTGTGTTTACAGCAAAACTCAGCTCTAGAGCCACTGCATGATGCCGAAGATGTCGCGACTGAAATCGAAAAAGGCGGCTTGATAGGGCTCGTAGAACAGTATCTTACTATACAG ATAACCAAATcggaaatatcaaaaaattgctCCATTTGTGGGTCCTGTCGAACGACAATCGAAGAGTGGCACCACTTTCGTGAATACTGCCTTAGGAATGATGAAATCTATCATGACATGGTTTGCAAAGCGACCTCAAACGCGGTCGTCGAAAACGAAGCACATTCGAACCTAGCTATTGTGAAACTAGAAGGTGGCCTTATAGCTGCAGACTGCAACGAAGAGCCAACCTCTGCTAGTCCCAAACCTCCGGAGGGGGAGGAAGAATATTTAATTCTGGAAACGATTGATTACTCCGATGCAGAGGAGTACCCTGAGGAGGAAAAACAGTTCATTGTTCATACCGACGAGAAGGAACCACAGATTTCGGATAAAATAGAATGCAATTCAAACATTCCATTGAAAAAGCGAATGAGACTCAAGGTGGAAGTTGACAACCGAAATCAAGTTCAGCTGAAGGAAGAATCTGATAGAGAATATTCTGAAGATGATACCAATGGAGACGATACCGTTTCCAGTAAAGGTAGGAAAAGAAATTCCAAGAAAGATCTAAGCAAAGGTGAGAAAAGAACGGATGTGTGTTCCATTTGCGGAAAGTTCATTAAAAATATGACTGAACATATGAGAATTCATAACAACGAAAGAAG GCATCAATGTCCGTACTGTCCGAAGGCATTCGTGAGTGCGTCGAATTATAACTCGCATGTGAACATCCACACCCGGGCCAAAATGTACAAGTGTGACCTGTGCGAGAAGCAGTACACCATGTTGAATAGTCTCAAACAGCATCGGATCACGCACTTCAAGGAGCGAATCTATCTGTGTCCGGTTTGCGGGAAGGCGTACTATCAGCCCACGGGATTGGCCCGACACAAACGGTCGCATTTCGAGGAACCCAAGATCAAATGTTCAAAGTGCGATAAGATGTTCCTGACGAA TGCcgatttgaaaaaacatttctccAAACATCTGGAAGAAAAACCGTTTAACTGCGACATCTGTAAACGAGGTTTTAGCCGGAAAGATAACCTCAAAACCCATATGAAAACCCACCAGGCAAAATCGAAAACGTTGACCACTCTAAAAATCGAATCCTTTGTGGATGTGAGCCACCCCGATACTTAG
- the LOC129745256 gene encoding zinc finger protein 771-like isoform X1, whose protein sequence is MTRPRVLFRNLTTKRSSRNTLQLFSTLYSFGFFFQFILCIVMEQICRLCLQQNSALEPLHDAEDVATEIEKGGLIGLVEQYLTIQITKSEISKNCSICGSCRTTIEEWHHFREYCLRNDEIYHDMVCKATSNAVVENEAHSNLAIVKLEGGLIAADCNEEPTSASPKPPEGEEEYLILETIDYSDAEEYPEEEKQFIVHTDEKEPQISDKIECNSNIPLKKRMRLKVEVDNRNQVQLKEESDREYSEDDTNGDDTVSSKGRKRNSKKDLSKGEKRTDVCSICGKFIKNMTEHMRIHNNERRHQCPYCPKAFVSASNYNSHVNIHTRAKMYKCDLCEKQYTMLNSLKQHRITHFKERIYLCPVCGKAYYQPTGLARHKRSHFEEPKIKCSKCDKMFLTNADLKKHFSKHLEEKPFNCDICKRGFSRKDNLKTHMKTHQAKSKTLTTLKIESFVDVSHPDT, encoded by the exons ATGACTCGACCCCGAGTTTTATTTAGAAACTTAACAACAAAACGGAGCAGCAGAAATACACTTCAACTTTTCTCTACGCTATacagtttcggttttttttttcaatttatattgtG TATTGTTATGGAGCAGATATGCCGGTTGTGTTTACAGCAAAACTCAGCTCTAGAGCCACTGCATGATGCCGAAGATGTCGCGACTGAAATCGAAAAAGGCGGCTTGATAGGGCTCGTAGAACAGTATCTTACTATACAG ATAACCAAATcggaaatatcaaaaaattgctCCATTTGTGGGTCCTGTCGAACGACAATCGAAGAGTGGCACCACTTTCGTGAATACTGCCTTAGGAATGATGAAATCTATCATGACATGGTTTGCAAAGCGACCTCAAACGCGGTCGTCGAAAACGAAGCACATTCGAACCTAGCTATTGTGAAACTAGAAGGTGGCCTTATAGCTGCAGACTGCAACGAAGAGCCAACCTCTGCTAGTCCCAAACCTCCGGAGGGGGAGGAAGAATATTTAATTCTGGAAACGATTGATTACTCCGATGCAGAGGAGTACCCTGAGGAGGAAAAACAGTTCATTGTTCATACCGACGAGAAGGAACCACAGATTTCGGATAAAATAGAATGCAATTCAAACATTCCATTGAAAAAGCGAATGAGACTCAAGGTGGAAGTTGACAACCGAAATCAAGTTCAGCTGAAGGAAGAATCTGATAGAGAATATTCTGAAGATGATACCAATGGAGACGATACCGTTTCCAGTAAAGGTAGGAAAAGAAATTCCAAGAAAGATCTAAGCAAAGGTGAGAAAAGAACGGATGTGTGTTCCATTTGCGGAAAGTTCATTAAAAATATGACTGAACATATGAGAATTCATAACAACGAAAGAAG GCATCAATGTCCGTACTGTCCGAAGGCATTCGTGAGTGCGTCGAATTATAACTCGCATGTGAACATCCACACCCGGGCCAAAATGTACAAGTGTGACCTGTGCGAGAAGCAGTACACCATGTTGAATAGTCTCAAACAGCATCGGATCACGCACTTCAAGGAGCGAATCTATCTGTGTCCGGTTTGCGGGAAGGCGTACTATCAGCCCACGGGATTGGCCCGACACAAACGGTCGCATTTCGAGGAACCCAAGATCAAATGTTCAAAGTGCGATAAGATGTTCCTGACGAA TGCcgatttgaaaaaacatttctccAAACATCTGGAAGAAAAACCGTTTAACTGCGACATCTGTAAACGAGGTTTTAGCCGGAAAGATAACCTCAAAACCCATATGAAAACCCACCAGGCAAAATCGAAAACGTTGACCACTCTAAAAATCGAATCCTTTGTGGATGTGAGCCACCCCGATACTTAG
- the LOC129745212 gene encoding peptide chain release factor 1-like, mitochondrial, translating into MFLRRFCCLRSFLPVTGPRVLARCSFEPHQKYSRSISTVITRFPTLSQQNASNNQQSGSKNGDTFPSSIDDRILRYLESLRTEYYALKVADKVEDKDCRRMMAMSQVVEMYEQRKIIVDNLSSLNEMSSEKDDDMLQLMREEKEAYSGILARLDSEIMHCIMEMDEEQDYSSLVLEVAAGVGGQEAMLFARELLDMYACFADYKEWEIEVYQTEDTELGGIRHAFMIINGRDAYKFLKFEAGVHRVQRVPSTEKSGRIHTSTATVSVIPRLDDASIELNEKDLKIETKRASGAGGQHVNTTDSAVRIVHLPTGISVECQTERSQIKNKEIAKQKLIAKLTQIQMDSRMNTTQSMKKSQVGTSLRNEKIRTYNYNQDRITDHRIEGGTTHNLKGFLQGNDQLEGMIRNVQYQHRKKQLMEIINRNVETCK; encoded by the exons ATGTTTCTCCGACGCTTTTGTTGTTTGCGAAGTTTCCTCCCGGTAACGGGACCTAGAGTGCTGGCACGCTGCAGTTTCGAACCGCACCAGAAATATAGCCGGTCAATTTCCACGGTAATAACACGATTTCCAACTTTGAGCCAGCAGAATGCTTCCAACAATCAACAGAGCGGCAGCAAAAATGGGGACACTTTTCCTAGCAGCATTGACGATCGGATTCTAAGGTATCTGGAAAGTCTACGCACCGAGTACTATGCGCTTAAGGTAGCCGACAAGGTAGAGGACAAGGACTGCCGACGTATGATGGCAATGTCCCAAGTTGTCGAAATGTACGAGCAACGTAAAATCATCGTGGACAATCTGAGCTCGCTGAACGAGATGAGCTCGGAGAAAGACGACGATATGCTGCAATTGATGCGTGAAGAAAAGGAG gcCTATTCCGGCATACTGGCCCGTTTGGACTCAGAAATTATGCACTGCATCATGGAAATGGACGAGGAACAGGATTACAGTTCGCTGGTCTTGGAAGTGGCGGCCGGCGTTGGTGGTCAGGAAGCAATGTTGTTTGCCCGGGAGCTCCTGGACATGTACGCTTGTTTTGCCGATTATAAAGAGTGGGAAATCGAGGTGTACCAAACCGAAGACACCGAGCTGGGCGGCATCAGGCACGCCTTTATGATCATCAACGGGCGAGATGCGTACAAATTCCTCAAGTTCGAAGCCGGAGTACACCGGGTGCAGCGTGTTCCTTCGACGGAAAAATCGGGCCGGATTCACACGAGTACGGCCACCGTTTCAGTTATTCCCAGGCTGGACGATGCTTCGATTGAGCTGAatgaaaaagatttgaaaattgaaaccaaaCGAGCGAGCGGGGCTGGCGGACAGCATGTTAACACCACGGACAGTGCCGTTAGAATTGTCCATTTACCCACTGGTATTTCGGTAGAATGTCAAACTGAACGTTCACAAATCAAAAACAAGGAAATTGCCAAGCAAAAGTTGATAGCTAAATTGACACAAATTCAGATGGACAGTAGGATGAATACAACTCAGTCAATGAAAAAATCTCAAGTAGGCACGAGCTTGAGGAACGAAAAAATTCGTACGTACAACTACAACCAGGATCGGATAACCGATCATAGAATCGAAGGCGGTACAACACATAATTTAAAAGGATTCCTGCAAGGTAATGATCAATTGGAGGGTATGATTCGAAACGTTCAATACCAGCATCGTAAAAAGCAATTGATGGAAATTATTAATCGAAATGTCGAAACCTGTAAATGA
- the LOC129745213 gene encoding exosome complex component RRP41 gives MDLLSDEGLRLDGRRPTELRRIQCKLGVFSQPDGSAYIEQGNTKVLAAVYGPHQAPAKKSSHEEVIVNCQYSMATFSTGERKKRPRGDRKSQEMTIHLQQALSAAIKTELYPKSQIDVYIEVLMADGGNYCASVNAATLALIDAGICLKEYVCACTASLAGKVPLMDVSNLEEMSGGPTLTVASLPSSGKIAFMEMSQRFHLDHLPNVLETALQGCREVQKIIDQTVREHVTQLGQAGDWGSVAK, from the coding sequence ATGGATCTACTTTCCGACGAAGGTCTCCGACTGGACGGACGTAGGCCGACGGAACTGCGGCGCATCCAGTGCAAACTAGGCGTATTCAGTCAACCCGATGGCAGCGCCTATATCGAGCAAGGTAACACTAAGGTGCTGGCCGCAGTCTACGGTCCACATCAGGCCCCGGCCAAGAAGAGTAGCCACGAGGAGGTAATCGTTAACTGTCAGTACAGTATGGCCACTTTTTCAACCGGAGAAAGAAAGAAACGCCCACGAGGTGATAGGAAAAGCCAGGAGATGACGATACATTTGCAACAGGCTCTGAGTGCTGCTATCAAAACGGAACTTTACCCAAAATCACAAATTGATGTGTACATTGAAGTGCTGATGGCCGATGGTGGAAATTATTGTGCCTCGGTGAATGCTGCGACGCTGGCCCTGATCGATGCCGGCATTTGTTTGAAAGAGTACGTTTGTGCCTGTACGGCTTCGTTGGCCGGTAAAGTTCCTCTGATGGATGTATCAAACTTGGAAGAAATGAGCGGAGGACCAACACTGACAGTGGCTTCTCTACCTAGCAGCGGAAAAATTGCATTCATGGAAATGTCCCAACGTTTCCATCTGGACCATCTGCCGAACGTTCTGGAGACTGCTCTTCAAGGATGCCGCGAAgtgcaaaaaatcatcgatCAAACCGTTAGGGAACATGTGACCCAGTTGGGACAGGCCGGAGATTGGGGGAGTGTGGCCAAATAA
- the LOC129746387 gene encoding centrosomal protein of 83 kDa has protein sequence MFAKAKLKRFNDIPVVTSPSPFVEPKEKDCTKKSKKEEKIKSGSMDAESIKTTKSALSLFRTPSLPKRLKFKHISDLTPKKSSNKEPVISEKMRPLDLELDAKPLEKGVDCPSATSSSSKVPAIVQLYNKIDVNKEALQRAREENEELKAKVQELLAEKRQAEVERCNVLAEREHQIMLLERELTSISKADELLQSIAEGCLEKVKENEEVVKVLHRDYERQLNEVHDAKTELEMRYEELEMRYYSLQDEYHVSEGENYLLNEELLEVKDILEAYDMQLQRKVDDIKEMERSLEQLIKEGKDLKEQVNYFKSQAEEDMMRYVEESRSTIHDMDRLKKENEKLLAQLTEKNTIVEGMQEELNENQFEMDEIRDELRNEFNQELSAVIKKYEQQLATMTEVNEMKIKECDSIFVLEKSKLIKEHSDKIKKMEKEHLNEIERIGEQAEEKIRISEVQCEERMKALEMSIQSSINNALANEKVLWKKELDKCQKIAETEIMQCEFEKRDLRALWEASNEVIKEHENKIAELERRLLVEMGGSTKTKEEYERELKDATKENTKLQTEKYNYQLTLNNTRSTVNILMERLKKSDGDVEMLKSELDSISKSKAEIETENNKLREELEEYKRVLTALRLSSSQLEKEMREKEEIFEKIMTSEEDAILTVSQIGKLFNEKMEESISRYLDMYDELKKKYDAREAYIQDMKTLLDEFATGIELARIELDTKDKKIFELENENKDIKLENMTFRFKCEQFEKYQSETHHSQSSPEIPTKDDDHIVSNLLIENIINQLEKESESKTLSSDHIELFQEVIEFPGATDDSKVKDLNEKLKETEEKLRIVEQFSKETSDKYTELLENQNNRQKVKNIENNKDQQQLKAKIAKLQEINKKQENTIQGLQQQLSSYDSPQKLNMSGKLYGIGSPKTPKKLIASPYPGKENRSPAPGVNTAVYSPRANALRPRNN, from the exons TCGTCACCTCTCCTTCGCCATTCGTGGAACCGAAGGAGAAGGATTGCaccaaaaaatcgaagaaagagGAGAAGATCAAATCGGGCAGCATGGACGCCGAATCGATCAAGACCACCAAAAGTGCGCTCAGCCTTTTCCGAACG CCCTCACTGCCAAAGCGCCTCAAGTTTAAGCACATCTCCGATCTAACGCCGAAGAAATCCTCCAACAAGGAACCGGTCATCAGCGAAAAGATGCGTCCGCTAGATCTGGAACTGGACGCCAAACCACTGGAAAAGGGTGTCGATTGCCCATCGGCGACAAGCTCCTCCAGTAAGGTGCCGGCAATCGTCCAGCTGTATAACAAGATCGATGTCAACAAGGAAGCGCTGCAACGCGCCCGGGAGGAAAACGAGGAGCTGAAGGCCAAGGTACAGGAACTGCTAGCCGAGAAGCGGCAGGCCGAAGTTGAGAGATGCAATGTTTTGGCTGAGCGAGAACATCAGATCATGCTGCTGGAACGCGAGCTGACCAGTATTAGCAAGGCTGATGAACTGTTACAAAGCATTGCTGAGGGATGCTTGGAGAAGGTTAAGGAAAATGAGGAAGTAGTGAAGGTGCTACATAGAGATTATGAGCGTCAGTTGAACGAAGTGCACGATGCGAAGACAGAGCTGGAGATGAGATACGAAGAGCTGGAGATGCGTTACTACAGTTTGCAAGATGAGTATCATGTTTCGGAGGGAGAGAATTATTTGTTGAATGAGGAGTTGCTGGAAGTTAAGGATATTCTGGAGGCGTATGATATGCAACTGCAACGTAAGGTGGATGATATCAAAGAGATGGAACGAAGCTTGGAACAGCTGATCAAGGAAGGTAAAGACTTGAAAGAGCAGGTCAACTATTTCAAGTCGCAGGCGGAGGAAGATATGATGCGTTACGTTGAAGAAAGCCGCTCTACGATCCATGATATGGATAGGCTAAAGAAGGAGAACGAGAAGCTTTTAGCCCAGCTGACCGAGAAGAATACCATTGTGGAAGGTATGCAAGAGGAGCTGAATGAAAATCAGTTCGAAATGGATGAAATACGAGATGAACTCCGGAATGAGTTCAACCAAGAGTTGAGCGCTGTTATCAAGAAGTACGAACAACAGCTGGCAACTATGACGGAAGTCAACGAGATGAAGATTAAGGAATGCGATTCAATTTTCGTGCTGGAAAAGTCAAAATTAATCAAGGAACATTcggataaaatcaagaaaatggaaaagGAGCATCTGAACGAGATTGAGCGCATTGGAGAACAAGCTGAAGAGAAAATTAGAATTTCCGAAGTCCAATGCGAGGAAAGAATGAAAGCACTTGAGATGTCTATCCAGAGTTCGATCAACAATGCCTTGGCTAATGAAAAGGTTTTGTGGAAGAAAGAGCTAGATAAATGTCAGAAGATTGCTGAAACTGAGATAATGCAGTGTGAGTTTGAAAAACGTGATTTAAGGGCTCTGTGGGAAGCTTCCAACGAAGTTATCAAAGAGCACGAGAATAAAATCGCTGAACTAGAGAGAAGACTCCTAGTTGAAATGGGAGGAAGTACCAAAACGAAAGAGGAATACGAACGAGAACTCAAAGACGCAACCAAAGAAAATACCAAACTACAAACAGAAAAATATAACTATCAGTTGACGTTGAATAACACTCGCTCGACAGTTAACATTTTAATGGAAAGACTCAAAAAATCGGACGGAGACGTTGAAATGCTCAAATCCGAACTTGATTCCATTTCAAAGAGCAAGGCAGAAATTGAAACAGAGAACAATAAACTGCGGGAGGAACTTGAGGAGTACAAACGAGTTCTGACGGCACTTCGGCTTTCGTCTAGTCAGTTGGAAAAAGAAATGCGCGAAAAGgaagaaattttcgaaaagattATGACATCGGAAGAGGATGCTATTCTGACCGTTTCACAAATCGGCAAACTTTTCAACGAAAAGATGGAGGAAAGCATATCACGCTATCTGGATATGTACGATGAGCTCAAGAAGAAGTACGACGCTCGGGAAGCTTACATCCAAGACATGAAGACACTGTTGGACGAATTCGCTACCGGCATTGAGCTGGCGCGCATCGAACTAGACACCAAGGACAAGAAAATCTTCGAACTGGAGAATGAGAACAAAGACATTAAGCTGGAGAATATGACCTTCCGCTTCAAATGTGAACAATTTGAAAAGTATCAAAGCGAAACTCATCACTCGCAATCGTCGCCCGAAATCCCTACCAAAGATGATGACCACATTGTTTCGAATCTTCTCATCGAAAATATCATCAACCAATTGGAGAAGGAGAGCGAAAGCAAAACCCTGTCCAGCGATCACATCGAATTGTTCCAGGAAGTCATTGAATTCCCGGGTGCTACCGATGACTCGAAGGTGAAGGACTTGAATGAAAAG ctaAAGGAAACCGAAGAGAAGCTACGAATTGTCGAGCAATTCTCCAAGGAAACCTCAGACAAGTACACTGAACTTTTGGAAAACCAGAACAACCGACAGAAGGTGAAGAACATCGAAAACAACAAAGATCAACAGCAGTTGAAAGcg AAAATTGCCAAACTGCAGGAGATCAACAAAAAGCAGGAGAATACCATCCAGGGTCTGCAGCAGCAGCTGTCCAGCTACGATTCACCCCAGAAGCTAAACATGTCCGGCAAGCTGTACGGCATCGGTAGTCCGAAGACTCCCAAGAAGCTGATCGCTTCCCCGTATCCGGGCAAAGAAAATCGCTCACCGGCTCCCGGAGTAAATACGGCGGTTTACAGTCCCAGGGCAAATGCACTTCGACCACGGAACAATTAG